A region of Pyxidicoccus parkwaysis DNA encodes the following proteins:
- a CDS encoding glycosyltransferase family 4 protein, producing MRILFLNPVGILGGAERALLDLLACLKQLDAGLSLHLLAGTAGPLVDEARALGVEARALPLPERLSALGDSALRGRGPREALRFAAELAPTPLLLAGYGRALRREVAAVHPDLLHSNGIKTHLLSPVTVGLPLKRVWHIHDFLGERPLVRRALGTLAPLASAAIANSRAVGEDTREVLSGVPVHVVHNGVDVERFSPGAGDGTRLDALAGLPPAPEGTLRVGLVATYARWKGHDVFLEAAAELMRRNPALPARFYLVGAPLYRTPGSQFSEEELRGLIESRGLAGRAGLVPFQPEPAAVYRALDVFVHASTRREPFGLTIAEALACGRASIVSRASGAAEGLTDGVDALAVPPGDVRALVAALGTLLKDGALRARLGEAARRTAVERFSRERYASEILAVYRSLVRGA from the coding sequence GTGCGCATCCTCTTCCTCAATCCGGTGGGCATCCTCGGCGGGGCCGAGCGGGCGCTGTTGGATTTGCTGGCGTGCCTGAAGCAACTGGACGCGGGGCTGTCGCTCCATCTGCTGGCGGGCACCGCGGGGCCGCTGGTGGACGAGGCTCGCGCGCTGGGAGTGGAGGCGCGGGCGCTGCCCCTGCCGGAGCGGCTGTCCGCGCTGGGAGACAGCGCCCTGCGAGGACGCGGGCCGCGAGAGGCGCTGCGCTTCGCGGCGGAACTGGCGCCGACGCCGCTGCTGCTCGCGGGCTATGGGCGGGCGCTGCGCCGCGAGGTGGCGGCGGTGCATCCGGACCTGCTGCACTCCAATGGCATCAAGACGCACCTGCTCAGCCCGGTGACGGTGGGGCTGCCGCTGAAGCGGGTGTGGCACATCCACGACTTCCTCGGCGAGCGGCCGCTGGTGCGAAGGGCGCTGGGGACGCTGGCGCCGCTGGCCTCCGCGGCCATCGCGAACTCGCGCGCGGTGGGCGAGGACACGCGTGAGGTGCTGAGCGGAGTCCCCGTGCACGTCGTGCACAACGGCGTGGACGTGGAGCGCTTCTCACCGGGCGCGGGAGATGGAACGAGGCTGGACGCGCTGGCCGGCCTGCCGCCCGCGCCCGAGGGCACGCTGCGCGTGGGACTGGTGGCCACGTATGCGCGCTGGAAGGGGCATGACGTCTTCCTGGAGGCGGCGGCGGAGTTGATGCGGAGGAACCCCGCCCTGCCCGCGCGCTTCTACCTGGTGGGCGCGCCGCTGTACCGCACGCCGGGTTCGCAGTTCTCCGAGGAGGAATTGCGCGGGCTCATCGAGTCACGCGGGCTCGCGGGACGCGCGGGACTGGTGCCCTTCCAGCCGGAGCCGGCCGCTGTGTACCGCGCGCTGGATGTCTTCGTTCATGCCAGCACGAGGCGTGAGCCATTCGGCCTCACCATCGCGGAGGCGCTGGCGTGCGGGAGGGCTTCCATCGTCTCGCGCGCGAGCGGCGCGGCGGAGGGGCTCACGGATGGCGTGGATGCTCTGGCTGTTCCACCGGGCGATGTGAGGGCGTTGGTGGCGGCGTTGGGGACGCTGCTGAAGGACGGTGCGTTGAGGGCGCGGCTGGGTGAAGCGGCGCGGCGCACGGCGGTGGAGCGGTTCTCACGTGAGCGATATGCGAGCGAGATTCTCGCGGTGTATCGCTCGCTCGTGCGTGGGGCCTGA
- a CDS encoding glycosyltransferase family 4 protein yields the protein MKRTRRLVTVSHSYVVTLNRRLANEMACVGGGEWDVTAVAPRFFHGDLSPLTLQREPGEPARIEDVRALFSRSLHGFVYGPELRARLANGVDLVHSWEEPYVLAGLEVALLTPRRVPLVFCTAQNLSKRYPPPFAQAERFVVQRASGWVAWGETVKENLLSRPGYAQRPARYIPMGVDTELFHPDRASGETLLRELGWETSGPPVVGYLGRFVPEKGLPLLMEALERLTTPWRALFAGGGPMEDALRAWGARHGDKVRVITGVPHTGVPRVLNAMDVLCAPSQTAPKWKEQFGRMLAEGFACGVPVLGSDSGEVPRTVGDAGLVLPEASPPAWTEALSGLLESPERRRELSERGRERAVTRFAWPVVARSHLDFFAEVMDAR from the coding sequence GTGAAGCGGACACGCAGGCTCGTCACCGTCTCGCACTCCTATGTCGTCACGCTCAACCGGCGCCTCGCCAATGAAATGGCGTGCGTGGGTGGAGGCGAATGGGACGTCACCGCCGTGGCCCCTCGCTTCTTCCATGGAGACCTGAGCCCCCTCACCCTCCAGCGCGAGCCGGGCGAGCCCGCGCGCATCGAGGACGTGCGAGCCCTCTTCAGCCGCTCGCTGCATGGCTTCGTATACGGACCGGAGCTGCGCGCGCGGCTCGCGAACGGCGTGGACCTGGTGCACTCATGGGAAGAGCCGTACGTGCTCGCGGGGCTGGAGGTGGCGCTGCTCACTCCGCGCCGCGTGCCGCTCGTCTTCTGCACCGCGCAGAATCTGTCCAAGCGCTACCCGCCGCCCTTCGCGCAGGCGGAGCGCTTCGTCGTCCAGCGTGCCTCGGGCTGGGTGGCCTGGGGCGAAACGGTGAAGGAGAACCTCCTCTCACGGCCCGGCTATGCACAGCGGCCCGCGCGCTACATCCCCATGGGCGTGGACACCGAGCTGTTCCATCCGGACCGCGCCTCCGGTGAGACGCTGCTGCGCGAGCTCGGCTGGGAGACTTCGGGCCCGCCCGTGGTCGGCTACCTGGGGCGCTTCGTGCCGGAGAAGGGCCTGCCGCTGTTGATGGAGGCACTGGAGCGGCTGACCACGCCGTGGCGCGCGCTGTTCGCGGGCGGTGGCCCGATGGAAGACGCGCTGCGGGCATGGGGCGCACGACATGGGGACAAGGTGCGCGTCATCACCGGCGTGCCGCACACCGGTGTTCCGCGCGTGCTCAACGCCATGGATGTGCTGTGCGCGCCGAGTCAGACGGCGCCGAAGTGGAAGGAGCAATTCGGCCGCATGCTCGCGGAGGGCTTCGCTTGCGGCGTGCCCGTGCTCGGAAGTGACTCCGGAGAAGTGCCGCGCACCGTGGGCGACGCGGGCCTCGTGCTGCCGGAAGCGTCACCGCCCGCGTGGACCGAGGCGCTCTCGGGCCTGCTCGAGAGTCCGGAGCGCCGCCGCGAATTGTCCGAGCGAGGCAGGGAACGCGCCGTCACCCGCTTCGCGTGGCCCGTGGTCGCACGCTCGCACCTGGACTTCTTCGCCGAAGTCATGGACGCGCGTTGA
- a CDS encoding glycosyltransferase, translating into MRRPYTLIAGDFVATGGMDRANLALALWLAKQGGPVRLVAHRVAEELLGYSNVRFVHVPKPGNAYMLGEPLLDAVGRAWALRTRAEGGRVLANGGNCPVPGANWVHYVHGAYVSEPVGGALRWLKGRMSHRMYLRGEREALRRARVIIANSARTRADLVAATGVPESKVRVVYYGSEPQRFRPVSPEERRAARTALGWPESRRVALFVGALGDRRKGFDTLFHAWARLCARGDWGVDLKVVGVGAQREVWEREAQAKGLGERIQFLGFRKDVPVLLSAADLLVAPTRYEAYGLGVHEALCAGLPALVSRTAGVAERYPAALRGLLLDDPDDVDGLVRRLDAWREHEAEWALHVAALSESLRSQTWDGMAEAIYDVVEREG; encoded by the coding sequence ATGCGAAGACCGTACACGCTCATCGCCGGTGACTTCGTCGCCACCGGGGGAATGGACCGCGCCAACCTGGCGCTCGCGCTCTGGCTGGCGAAGCAGGGTGGACCGGTGCGGCTGGTGGCGCACCGGGTGGCGGAGGAGCTGCTCGGCTACTCCAACGTGCGCTTCGTGCACGTGCCCAAGCCGGGCAATGCGTACATGTTGGGCGAGCCGCTGCTGGACGCGGTGGGCCGCGCGTGGGCGTTGCGCACGCGCGCCGAGGGCGGACGGGTGCTGGCCAATGGCGGCAACTGTCCGGTGCCCGGGGCGAACTGGGTTCACTACGTGCACGGGGCCTATGTCTCGGAGCCGGTGGGGGGTGCGCTGCGCTGGCTCAAGGGGCGGATGAGCCACCGGATGTACCTGCGCGGCGAGCGCGAGGCGCTGCGGCGAGCGCGCGTCATCATCGCGAACTCGGCGCGCACGCGCGCGGACCTGGTGGCGGCCACGGGTGTGCCGGAGTCGAAGGTGCGCGTCGTGTACTACGGCAGCGAGCCGCAGCGCTTCCGGCCGGTGTCGCCCGAGGAGCGGCGCGCGGCGAGGACGGCGCTGGGCTGGCCGGAGTCGCGGCGCGTGGCGCTGTTCGTGGGTGCGCTGGGTGACAGGCGCAAGGGGTTCGACACGTTGTTCCACGCGTGGGCGAGGTTGTGCGCGCGCGGGGACTGGGGCGTGGACCTCAAGGTGGTGGGCGTGGGCGCGCAGCGCGAGGTGTGGGAGCGTGAGGCGCAGGCGAAGGGGCTGGGTGAGCGCATCCAGTTCCTCGGGTTCCGCAAGGACGTGCCGGTGCTGTTGTCGGCGGCGGACCTGCTGGTGGCGCCGACCCGGTATGAGGCCTACGGATTGGGTGTGCACGAGGCGCTGTGCGCCGGGCTGCCCGCGCTGGTGAGCCGCACCGCGGGCGTGGCGGAGCGCTACCCGGCGGCGTTGCGTGGGTTGTTGCTCGATGACCCGGACGACGTGGACGGGCTGGTGCGGCGGCTGGATGCGTGGCGGGAGCACGAAGCGGAGTGGGCTCTGCACGTGGCCGCGCTGTCCGAGTCACTGCGCTCGCAGACGTGGGACGGAATGGCCGAGGCCATCTACGACGTGGTGGAGCGCGAGGGCTGA